A stretch of the Sinorhizobium alkalisoli genome encodes the following:
- a CDS encoding heavy metal translocating P-type ATPase produces the protein MSPATATNPALLGIYVEGMSCASCVNRIEKAIRTVPGVKSAAVNLATDRADVAFAGPADLGAILKAVQNAGYSTKTDSIELAVEGATCASCVNRIEAALRRVPGVLDATMNLATERAFLHVVSGAASIQDLMAAVERAGYTARAVAAENPEDAQAEARDREARSLAGALSLSAVLTLPIFVLEMGSHFVPAIHDFVMTSIGMQESWYLQFLLATIVLFGPGLRFFRKGVPALLRGAPDMNSLVALGTAAAWSYSVVATFASSLLPNGTANIYYEAAAVIVTLILLGRYLENRAKGRTSEAIKRLVGLQAKTARVVRDGETVEVPLDQVQMGDLILVRPGDKVPVDGEVVDGSSYVDESMITGEPVPVAKGLGASVVGGTINKTGAFTFRATKVGADTVLAQIIRMVEQAQGAKLPIQALVDKVTAWFVPAVMLAAAATFLVWLFFGPTPALSFALVNAVAVLIIACPCAMGLATPTSIMVGMGRAAEMGILFRKGEALQTLKSADVIAMDKTGTLTKGRPELTDLIPAGGFDRDEVLAAVAAVETRSEHPIGEAIIAAANRAGLTLPEVEGFDAIPGFGAKALVSGRTVQVGADRLMTKLGLDVSAFAGEVNRLGDEGKSPLFAAIDGKIAAVIAVSDPIKQTTVEAVNALHKLGLRVAMITGDNRKTAEAIARRLKIDEVVAEVLPDGKVQALENLRAADRKVAFVGDGINDAPALAAADVGIAIGTGTDVAIESANVVLMSGDLRGVPNAIALSKATIRNIKENLFWAFAYNTVLVPVAAGALFPAYGLLLSPMIAAGAMALSSVFVLGNALRLKRFRAPMKFDAVQADVNGRLAAAQ, from the coding sequence ATGAGCCCGGCGACTGCTACAAATCCTGCTCTTCTCGGCATCTATGTCGAAGGAATGAGCTGCGCTTCCTGCGTCAATCGAATCGAGAAGGCTATTCGAACCGTACCTGGTGTGAAGTCCGCCGCCGTGAACCTGGCGACGGATCGCGCCGATGTGGCGTTCGCAGGCCCGGCGGATTTGGGTGCCATTTTAAAGGCGGTTCAGAACGCCGGCTATTCCACGAAAACGGACAGCATAGAACTCGCAGTCGAAGGCGCTACGTGCGCCTCCTGCGTCAATCGCATTGAAGCGGCGCTAAGAAGGGTGCCGGGTGTCCTCGACGCCACGATGAACCTTGCCACCGAGAGGGCCTTCCTGCACGTGGTTAGCGGCGCTGCCAGTATCCAGGACCTGATGGCGGCCGTCGAGCGGGCGGGTTACACCGCCCGGGCAGTCGCTGCCGAAAACCCCGAGGATGCACAGGCAGAGGCTCGCGATCGCGAGGCGCGCAGTCTCGCGGGTGCCTTGAGCCTCTCGGCCGTGTTGACGCTTCCCATTTTCGTGCTTGAGATGGGGTCGCATTTCGTGCCGGCGATCCATGACTTTGTCATGACCAGTATTGGCATGCAGGAGAGCTGGTATTTGCAGTTCCTGCTGGCGACGATCGTGCTCTTCGGACCCGGCCTCCGCTTCTTCCGCAAGGGCGTGCCCGCTCTCTTGCGTGGGGCCCCCGACATGAACAGCCTCGTGGCCCTCGGCACGGCAGCGGCATGGAGCTACTCCGTCGTCGCCACCTTCGCATCTTCGCTCCTGCCCAACGGCACGGCCAATATTTATTACGAGGCTGCTGCGGTGATCGTTACCCTCATCCTGCTCGGCCGCTATCTGGAAAACCGCGCCAAGGGCCGCACTTCGGAAGCGATCAAGCGCCTCGTCGGCCTGCAGGCCAAGACTGCCAGAGTTGTGCGCGATGGCGAGACGGTCGAGGTCCCGCTCGATCAGGTGCAGATGGGAGACCTCATTCTCGTGCGACCGGGCGACAAGGTGCCAGTCGATGGCGAGGTGGTGGACGGCTCGTCCTATGTCGACGAATCGATGATCACCGGAGAGCCCGTGCCCGTTGCAAAGGGCTTGGGGGCAAGCGTGGTCGGCGGCACGATTAATAAGACAGGCGCCTTCACCTTCCGCGCCACCAAGGTCGGCGCCGATACGGTGCTCGCCCAGATCATCCGCATGGTTGAGCAGGCGCAGGGCGCCAAGTTGCCGATCCAGGCGCTTGTCGACAAGGTCACGGCATGGTTCGTTCCGGCAGTGATGCTGGCAGCCGCCGCCACCTTCCTCGTCTGGCTTTTCTTTGGTCCGACGCCGGCGCTCAGCTTCGCGCTCGTTAACGCGGTGGCCGTGCTCATCATCGCCTGCCCGTGCGCCATGGGCCTTGCTACTCCAACCTCCATCATGGTCGGTATGGGTCGCGCCGCCGAAATGGGTATTCTTTTCCGCAAGGGCGAGGCGCTCCAAACGCTTAAAAGCGCTGATGTGATCGCCATGGACAAGACAGGCACCCTGACCAAGGGCCGTCCCGAACTCACGGATCTCATCCCCGCCGGGGGGTTCGACAGGGACGAGGTGCTAGCCGCTGTGGCCGCCGTCGAGACACGGTCGGAGCACCCCATCGGAGAAGCCATCATCGCGGCGGCGAACCGTGCAGGTCTTACTCTGCCTGAAGTGGAAGGGTTCGACGCCATTCCCGGATTCGGCGCCAAGGCGCTGGTGTCGGGACGCACCGTCCAGGTGGGCGCTGACCGGCTGATGACGAAACTCGGCCTCGATGTCTCAGCCTTCGCAGGCGAAGTCAATCGGCTTGGCGATGAAGGCAAGAGCCCGCTGTTCGCGGCCATCGACGGCAAGATCGCCGCGGTGATCGCCGTATCGGACCCGATCAAGCAGACAACCGTCGAGGCCGTCAACGCGCTGCACAAGCTCGGGCTTAGAGTTGCGATGATCACCGGCGATAACCGAAAAACCGCCGAGGCGATTGCTCGCCGGCTGAAGATCGACGAGGTGGTGGCCGAGGTGCTTCCGGACGGAAAAGTCCAGGCGCTGGAAAACTTGCGCGCCGCTGACCGCAAGGTGGCGTTCGTGGGGGACGGCATCAACGATGCCCCTGCTTTGGCGGCCGCTGATGTCGGCATTGCTATCGGCACGGGGACCGACGTGGCCATCGAAAGTGCCAATGTCGTGCTGATGTCCGGCGATTTGCGCGGCGTGCCGAATGCCATCGCCCTTTCGAAGGCGACGATCCGCAACATCAAGGAGAACCTGTTCTGGGCCTTCGCCTATAACACAGTGCTAGTACCCGTTGCGGCCGGAGCGCTGTTTCCCGCCTATGGGCTGCTGCTCTCGCCCATGATCGCAGCCGGCGCGATGGCGCTGTCCAGTGTCTTTGTCTTGGGCAACGCGCTGCGGCTCAAGCGCTTCCGGGCTCCCATGAAATTCGACGCAGTGCAGGCTGACGTGAATGGCCGCCTCGCGGCAGCGCAATAG